TGATTAATATTTAGGACTATTATTATATATGAGCGTGTTTAGAAAAAAAGGTTTTACTCTCATCGAAATAATGATCGTAGTCGCGATCATTGCTATAGCTTTGGCTATAGCAATCCCGAATTTCTTTCGCATGAGCTCCATATCGAAACAGACCGTTTGTATAAACAATCTGAAGAAGATAACGGCGGCTGTTGAGCAATGGGCAATAGATAATAATATAACATCAGGAGCCGATATTTCCACGGAGCAGGAAGACAGTATGTATGCGAACTACATACGCAATGGTAAACCAAAATGCCCCTCCGGAGGAGATTATGTGCTTAGCGCGGTAGGCTCTAACCCGCAAGTCCGATGTACCTACGAGGACGAAGGGCATAAGTTATGACGAAAACCTCGGGAGCCAGCGTAGGTATCGATATCGGCGCTTCACTCATAAAGATGCTACAGGTTTCCGGTCCGGCGGAGAAACCGATTATAACAGGTATGGGTTTTAAGGATGTTTCAGGCCTTTCGGGTGCGGAGATATCGGACTCGCTGAAATCTCTCGCATCGGAATCGCGTATATCCGCCAAAGAAGCGGTCATATCTCTTTCGGGTCCTTCGGTCATAGTCAGATTCATAACACTGCCTAAAATGAATGAATCCGCGCTAAAAGGCGCCATACGTTATGAAGCCGAAAAGTTCATTCCTTACAATATAAGCGATTGCGTTGTCGATTTTCAGACGCTTAATAAAGACGATAAAGAAAACAAATTCGGGATACTTCTTGTTGCCGCAAAAAAGGAATATGTCCAGGAAAAGATCAAGACTGTTGAAAAAGCCGGTTTTTCGGTCAGGGTGGTAG
This genomic stretch from Candidatus Omnitrophota bacterium harbors:
- a CDS encoding prepilin-type N-terminal cleavage/methylation domain-containing protein, translated to MSVFRKKGFTLIEIMIVVAIIAIALAIAIPNFFRMSSISKQTVCINNLKKITAAVEQWAIDNNITSGADISTEQEDSMYANYIRNGKPKCPSGGDYVLSAVGSNPQVRCTYEDEGHKL